In Balaenoptera ricei isolate mBalRic1 chromosome 7, mBalRic1.hap2, whole genome shotgun sequence, a single window of DNA contains:
- the CXCR2 gene encoding C-X-C chemokine receptor type 2, with product MEGFNWENYSDEDFGNYSYNTDLPSILPDSAPCQPESLDINKYAVVIIYALVFLLSLLGNSLVMLVILYSRVGRSVTDVYLLNLAMADLLFALTLPIWATSKAKGWIFGTPLCKVVSLLKEVNFYSGILLLACISVDRYLAIVHATRTLTQKRHWVKFICLGIWVLSLILALPIFVFRRAIHPPYSSPVCYEDMGANTTKWRMVMRVLPQTFGFLLPLLVMLICYGLTLRTLFAAHMGQKHRAMRVIFAVVLVFLLCWLPYNLVLVADTLMRVRVIAETCERRNDIGRALDATEILGFLHSCLNPLIYVFIGQKFRHGLLRIMAIHGLVSKEFLVKDGRPSFVGSSSGNTSTTL from the coding sequence ATGGAAGGATTTAACTGGGAAAACTACAGTGATGAAGATTTTGGTAATTACAGTTACAACACTGACCTGCCCTCTATTCTACCAGACTCTGCCCCATGCCAGCCGGAATCTCTGGATATCAACAAGTATGCTGTGGTCATCATCTATGCCCTGGTCTTCCTGCTGAGCCTCCTGGGAAACTCCCTGGTGATGCTGGTCATCTTATACAGCCGGGTGGGCCGCTCTGTCACCGATGTCTACCTGCTGAACCTGGCCATGGCTGACCTGCTCTTCGCCCTGACCTTGCCTATCTGGGCCACCTCCAAGGCAAAGGGCTGGATCTTTGGCACACCCCTGTGCAAGGTGGTCTCACTCCTGAAGGAAGTCAACTTCTACAGTGGTATTCTACTGCTGGCCTGCATCAGCGTGGACCGCTACCTGGCCATTGTCCATGCCACACGCACGCTGACCCAGAAGCGGCACTGGGTCAAGTTCATATGTTTAGGCATCTGGGTCCTGTCCTTGATCCTGGCCCTACCCATCTTCGTCTTCCGAAGGGCCATCCACCCGCCCTATTCCAGCCCAGTCTGCTACGAGGACATGGGTGCCAATACAACGAAATGGCGGATGGTGATGCGGGTCCTGCCCCAGACCTTTggcttcctcctgcccctgctgGTCATGCTGATCTGCTACGGACTCACCCTGCGCACGCTCTTTGCGGCCCACATGGGGCAGAAGCACCGGGCCATGCGGGTCATCTTTGCTGTCGTGCTTGTCTTCCTGCTCTGCTGGCTGCCCTACAACCTGGTCCTGGTTGCAGACACCCTCATGAGGGTCCGGGTGATCGCAGAGACCTGTGAGCGCCGCAATGACATCGGCCGGGCCCTGGATGCCACCGAGATCCTGGGCTTCCTCCACAGCTGCCTCAATCCTCTCATCTACgtcttcattggccagaagtTTCGCCACGGACTCCTCAGAATCATGGCCATCCATGGCCTGGTCAGCAAGGAGTTCTTGGTCAAGGATGGCAGGCCTTCCTTTGTTGGCTCTTCTTCAGGGAACACTTCTACTACCCTCTGA